The following nucleotide sequence is from Apium graveolens cultivar Ventura chromosome 4, ASM990537v1, whole genome shotgun sequence.
GTGCATGAATTTATTCTGCATATACCTAGTACTTTTTAAACACCTCACAAAAGAACAAGCACAAAGCCACCACCAAGATGGATGAGGAAGCGATATCCAACAATATAAAGGATAAAAATTCGCCTTCTGGTTATTGTGTAGGATATAAAGTACTTTATGATTTATGTTGTGTTTGGTTGGTGAGAATGGAATGGGATGAATAAAATTAATGAacaaccatacatattatagttCATAATTCATTCCATTCCCTCTGCTTCCATTCATCCCAACCAAACACGACATTAGATTTAAAGTATAAAAGCTGCAAGTTGATACAGGATCCCAAATATTTTCAGCAAATCATATATGATGTATATAAAAACAGGATCCCCAACGACACATATACCTTGTGGCTGTTCCCTGTACTTGCAATCTAGTCTTTATAACATCCAAGGGAGTCGTTAGATATGCAGAAAACCCTGCCAAACAAACAATAGTTATAAGATTCAATTGCAACCAACTAACTGAGGGAATATAGTTAACTTGTTCTTGGCAATTTTAAGAATTATGCGGTATATCAGAACACGGCAAGATACACACCACCGGCTAATCCTCCCAACACCAGCCCCTCCATAGAGCTACTAACATTGTAACTTGAGTGGGGAAATAACTTTTTCTTTCCAAAATCAGATAAATCTTTTAGAGCCTCGTAGAATGTAACCTGTAAAGTGTGAAGAGCGATAAACATAAGGAGAATTTGCAGCGATAAATAGGGAAGTAGCAGAGAAGTAAGTATTTGAATGCTGTAGCAAGTAGCAACTTTGAGATAATTTAACATGTCGCCAAACCAACAGATATGCAGGTACTATCTTGCACAGCGAATGCAGAACTAAACATGCTACAATGAAAATATTGCAATGATAATAAATTTTAAGTGACGAAAGAAACCAATATTAGCTTCCAGATTTTTgtatttttaatccaaattaACAAAGCATGAACCGATTCTGGATCCAGATTTTGGTGAAACCCCTTTTAGGAGCAACCCATGCCACATATATTATATGATAGTCAAGGCCTTTGTCCACAAGAAATTCTAGTAATCTAGTTGATCTTCAAGATTTCTGGGAGACTAATTAAATTTGCTAAATTTAGCGGCAGTGGAATCAACTCCTCAGGTAAATTAGCACCCCAAATAGGACaagataataaatatatttttccAAGAGTTCATTTTCCCAGAATAGGATTACTCATTTCTTTTTGTGTATGTTTACATACACCTTGGAAGATGCATAATCACTCACCTCCACAAACATGATAACTCAAAACACACCGTCTCACACACAAAGCATGACCAGACAAACACGCATAATTATATATGATCGATATGGATTACAAGTTCTGCCAACATGTAATAGTTTAAATTTAGGGATAGTTGGTAACTGAAAATACAATATAAGGTATTAGTACAGATATAGCTTCCCTTATATATCAAAGGTCACACAAATTGAACAGACAACAGAGGGACTTAACAACGCACCATCAACCCAGCAAATGGCACATCCCTTGCAAGAGTAGACCAGTATCTGTGACCAAAcaaaaaatatcataatttaacaCATCATACCCAATCAAGCAACACAAAACTTCAAGTCCGTTCCTAATAGATATAAATTTATCAGGACTAGTGAATATGTGTTAGTATTAGCAGCATGTTAGTATGTGTGTAGTACTGTGGTTGTAGTGTGTACCTAGCATAAGTCTATAAGTCAAGTAGTAAGGGTAAATGAAACGTTAGTAGTCTGCAGTAGTTCGTAATGTGCTGGTCTATATAAACCAGGTCACTATTCTATTTTCTGTTATGTTGAATATGAAAATGGAATACATTTCCACCAATTAAATTGAATATTTTAATTGTCATGGCATACATGGGGTATGTATAATAAGGTTACTACTCATTTTTTGGTGGAGCAACATGTGGACATGAAATTGGATTTAACAGTGCACGGAAAATGTTAAGACGATTTAAAAGGTCCTAAAATTCCTAGCACGCTAAGTTACCCGGACTCGGTTACGGGCGTCGAATACGGGTGCAGATCCAAATGTCCGACTCttagttttaaaaatattaggaTTCGTGGATATGTATCCAAAATTGGACACGGGCTGCGGGGATTCGGCATATAACCTTCACATAACTGAAATTTCACCTAATTTTTTTACATCACATTTGTAAATTCATGTCTTCTAACACGTAAACTAAACATTTACATAATTGTTTATCTGATATTTATAACATAATTCAAAAGGATAACATGAAAACAATAATCCATAGACATCCCTCCTTAAAATTAAGAGGATTAAGTTGTTGTGAGGCCTTGTAAATCATATTGAACTAGATTTTTTAAGGTCAAAGTGTTCGGTTTCCATCGAAAGGATCCAAAACAGATCCCATACCCACACCCATGTCATGTCCGATGGACACGGGTATAAGGGAAAAATTGAAGAGTCTAGGTAACTAAGCTAGCACGTGTTACCAAAATAATTCATCTCACTTAGAGTACATATGTCAGACACCAAACACTTGGACATGACTACGGACATTCAAACACTTCATTTTGGGCCTAAAAACACATGCAATTTTTCAAAACAAATAAGAAAAATCAGAGTCACGCTTAAATATGTATTCATCTTGGATACTTCGTGCCGAGTCCTGATAAAATGTCCTAcctatatttttaaattttaagattAATAAACAGACTACTTTCAACTATAAAGAATTTGTTGATGGTAAGACAACACCGAACAAGAACCAGAGAAGATCTTAGTAAAAGAAAGACATTACTTTTCTTTCCACAAAacctatatatataaatatggaAGCTGAAACATATATCAAGCCAGTGAGGGCACCTTAAAAAGACATTCTCCGTACTTTTCTTAAAAAGAACAACAAATAAAAATTGGAGTCCCAAAGCCTTTAGAAAAATAAATCTGTGTCAAGATGTTACCCTGTATATAATCCTCGAAGGCCTTGTTCCTTCCAAATTGAACAGCCAGCCTGAAACATTCCAGGGTAATAACCATATATTTGGAAACCAGGTTTTAGTTGGTTGCTGTTTTTCAGCATAATAGAACTCCAATACTTTCTTGTGCCTTGAATCTGCATACGTTGTTTAATGACTTCACATGGTACATATACAACAGACCCTAGTGTATCTCCTGAGATGCATATAAGAAAAAAATCATAATTACTGTTACTTCAGAGCCTTAGGACAAGCCATAGATAAAAACTCCAAACCAAACATGATAACTTTAAAGATTATCATGACTTGTAACGATATCATACTCAAGATATGTACTTAAAATTTATTTTAGTGATTAAGTTTCTTATTGACCGAAAAGATGACATACTGGGGACTAGGGAGTAACACCATTGGTACTACATGGCGAGTTGAAGTGTCTACGTAAACCAAGTAATTAATCAGTTATCATTTATCAACAAGAAAAAAGATATATTAACAAGTAAATAAATATTAGCATCACCTGTAAACTGGAATACTGGAGGCAAGTAGATAGAATAATGAAATTCGAATAAAGTTTCTAGGGCAGCCTACAAATTAAACATGAAATAAGGAAAAAACTAACCAACAGCTCCCGCAATAAAATGTGCCCAGTGACCCTCGAGACTAGGTTGAGACACTTCAATCCACTTCTTTGTGGACTCTATAACCCCAAAGTATGTTGCTCCAGTGGCAAGCGATCCAGTTACACCGGGTCCTATTCCTCTATAAAAACCTAGAGATTAACTAATTAGAACTAATATATACATACTAGAACAAATAGAAGGACTTTGACTATATTTGTAGGTACAGGTACAGTAGTATTACTAATTTAGAGGTATGTATAATAGTATGAACATAAACATGTGAACCTCTCACATATTAATAGCTAGTTGGGCGGGTGAAATGAAGGTACCTCTTAAACCATCAGATGCCCAAACTGCTTGGACCATCTGCAAAATGCTCTTTTGATTCTGACATAACACGGAATATACAGTCAGGCTCTAGAGTCTTAAGTGTATGTAACAACTAGTAAACCTAAGATTGTATGTGTTTACCTGAGAGGCACTAAGAATAGCTTGACTCTGAATCCGAGTCTTAATGGTATCAATAGGATGCAACGCCCCTTCTCCGAAAGCACCAGCAATTGCCCCAAAAACAAATTCTCTCCATACTAGAGGTGAGCAAAAAAAAAACATAATTGCATTTAGGTAATTCCTAAGCATGTCAAAACACTAGTTCCTGAAAGAGGCAGCTACAATCAAAATTGCAACAAGCTCAAGTAGGCATTATAAGACTACAGATCCATTCCCCAAATTGAGGATTGTAAAAAGCCATAGATACAAAACAAGTAATTATAATCCAACAATTAATTTACGACATGAAAATTGTAAACATGAGGATTTGTAAAAGGCTACTAGTAATCTAAAAAATCAATAAACATGAAGCATTGTATCAACATATAAAGACACAGTAtgataatattaaaaattaatagTAAGAATTGGATAAAGAAGAAAGACAAACCAAAGAATTGATTATGATTGTGAGAATGAGAAGATGATAATACAAGAGGAGAAGGCTTGGCCTCTGATTTATTCATCGTCGTCGACAAATACACACACCCactttatgtatatatataatatataatataataataagtgTTTTAGGGTAGAGCTAGGGTTTTGTTGTTTTGTATGGTGCCGTCTGAACAAGGCTGGATTGCAAATTACAACCTCCTCCTCCCGTGTTTACGTTACGTGTGCAGTCTTATATATCCCATGTCACCACGTTTGTTTGATGAGATTACAAGAAAGAATGCTGAAAATAGACATCGTGGAAGCGGATGGGTGAAAATACGGTTGTGTATACACATTTGTCATTTTGGTATCTTACTTTATATTAGATACGTATTTGTCAAATGggtatttaatttatttatttttattttttttaagataCGCATTTGCCGATACGCATTTGGCAAATGCGTATCCCAATGTTAATACCCAAACTACAAATGCGTATCTTTAGTAATTTTGTTAGATACCCAATTTTAAAATGCGTATTCCACTTACCCAATTACAAAATACGTAACCAAAACGGTATGTTCAGCCATGTGTTTTGAAAATAGGTATTTTCAATCATTGCACCCAAAAAATGGGTATTTTTAAACATCACCCAGATTATAACCAACCGGGATAATAATTCGACGATTGAAATATAATTCTTTAAAATTGGGAGATAATACTTGTAAttgaaatataatttttaatttatcaATCCTATATTTATTTCATATGAGATTATAATGAGGTGATTATAATAATCTTTAAAACATGACAGATAAAACAATACCTCCTTCTACCAAGTACTAAAGAAAATTATAATCTTATCCTCAACTCAAACAAAATAAACATGGGATGTGATAATTTAAAGTATTATAATTCTTATATAAACCTTTCCTATTTTTTTACAAAACAAATATGAGATtggaaaatttaaaaaattataattatatccCCAACTTAATATCATGAAACAAACATGACCTATGGGTGTACATGGGTCGCCCAACCCGTTTAACCCCACCCAAACCAGCCCTTTTTTCGGCCAACCCAATCCGAAAATTTTAAACCGTAATTTAAATGGGTTAAATTGACATCAAACCAGCTATAATAGGTTAGTACGGTTCTAAATCTTATTGGGTCAACCCAACTCAACCCAGTATAATCTAGTAAATATCTTTACAATATTTATATGTTATACAAACACTAGTGGACCATACTGAACTACTAACAATTTAATATTATATGTTCAAGTGCAACCCAATTATTTTTCCGCTCCTTTTATTCTCTAACCCTAAATTACATTTTGTCGCTTCTTTATCCCCTTACAAGCTGCAACCCCGAACTACTAACTCCATCAAACACCATCTCCAAGATCCACCGGATACAAATACAAGTGTGATACAAATTTTTTCTTTCTTTGTTTATCCCTGACATTAAGCACATACGCATACACAAACACAAGTACAAAACTATATCAATTTTGTTTAGTGTTTACTTTTTGAttagatttttaataaatttatatgTATGCAATTTTACGTTTATATATGCCTAATTGTCTATGTATGTATTTCTTCTTTCGCCATTTTGGTTCTTTAAATTATGCCTTGAAGTTGTTGGGTAAATTGTTTGATGAAGTGTTTAGTGTTAGTTGGTATATTACTCAACGATATTTATTGAATAATGTTACGATGATTTATCTTCTGCTCATCGCATTTTTAATCATTCTTGTGTAGTGATGTATTTACTTTTATGTGTGCAAGTGACATCGTAGACTAGCTCATTTGAATATGATTGAGTTTGTGACTGAACTAGGTGTTTCGTTTGTAAAATTAGCCACTTAGATTTTGATAAATTGTTCGATAGATTATTGAAGTGTTTATTTTGTTTAGTATTTGGTTCCTTTCACGTTAGTttaatttgttaatattttaaatataattggACTACTGTGGGTGTGATAGTCTTAATAC
It contains:
- the LOC141717939 gene encoding uncharacterized protein LOC141717939 — encoded protein: MNKSEAKPSPLVLSSSHSHNHNQFFVWREFVFGAIAGAFGEGALHPIDTIKTRIQSQAILSASQNQKSILQMVQAVWASDGLRGFYRGIGPGVTGSLATGATYFGVIESTKKWIEVSQPSLEGHWAHFIAGAVGDTLGSVVYVPCEVIKQRMQIQGTRKYWSSIMLKNSNQLKPGFQIYGYYPGMFQAGCSIWKEQGLRGLYTGYWSTLARDVPFAGLMVTFYEALKDLSDFGKKKLFPHSSYNVSSSMEGLVLGGLAGGFSAYLTTPLDVIKTRLQVQGTATRYSSWLDAVYRIWLAEGAKGMFRGSIPRITWYIPASALTFMTVEFLRQNFGQKLNDHSNFKEISSITIEKKEFQEAS